A window of the Bacteriovorax sp. PP10 genome harbors these coding sequences:
- the rpoC gene encoding DNA-directed RNA polymerase subunit beta': MKDLLNFFDKPKDPISVEAVSIRMASPDTIREWSFGEVKKPETINYRTFKPERDGLFCAKIFGPIKDYECICGKYKRMKHRGVVCEKCGVEVTLSKVRRERQGHIELAAPVAHIWFLRSLPSRLGALLDLTLKELERVLYYEAYVVTSSATNNVDGGLEVGRVISEQQYAELKEQGIEFEAGMGGQTIKELLKKLDLNIENKELRRGLAVATTEMARAKVIKRLKVVESILKSENKPEWFMMDVIPVLPPDLRPLVPLEAGRFATSDLNDLYRRVINRNNRLRRLKELNAPEIIIRNEKRMLQEAVDALFDNGRRGKVFTGANKRPLRSLSDMLKGKQGRFRQNLLGKRVDYSGRSVIVVGPSLRLHQCGLPKLMALELFKPFIYNKLIEKGHCTTIKVAKKMVDQQKQEVWDILEEAVQEHPVLLNRAPTLHRLGIQAFEPILIEGKAIQLHPLVCTAFNADFDGDQMAVHVPLSIEAQIECRILAMSTNNILSPKDGTPIIVPSQDIVLGLYYMTRIRPFARGYNKVFASKEEAQFAYHSGNLHLQAPIKVRIDSVMIETTVGRTFVWDAVPRCLKYNDINQILGKKELGKLIDLAYRVGTEKETVMLADAIMRLGYEYATKAGISININDMTIPVEKAGILADAHKEVAKITEEYNEGSITDGERYNKIVDVWAQTNERLTKVVIERISIQTFTSEDGKETMNAPSFNSLYMMANSGARGSTQQIRQLGGMRGLMAKPSGEIIETPITSNFREGLSVLEYFTSTHGARKGLADTALKTANSGYLTRRLVDVAQDGIIRNTDCGSTDGIILTSRIEAGEVVEHVADRAMGRVTTQAILSGAGVEVFPRNHMLIEKDLKVLKDQEVDQIKVRSVLTCKERHGFCAHCFGRDLARGKLVSIGETVGVIAAQSIGEPGTQLTMRTFHVGGTATAGAQVNKTEVRTAGVIHLENVQSVINNEGVTIVLNKNGELIVKDARGVEKERYPVVYGSKIFFKQGQEVSVGDRVLEWDPFAIPVLTEVSGTVKYEDLIVGSTVNEQVDAVTGLSHRVVTESKNPSLQPRIVIVDDNGNPQLVPGTKRYAAYRLQVGANIVVQEGDKIDIGSPVSKLQRETTKTKDITGGLPRVAELFEARKPQNAAQISDISGTIEFGSELRGNRRIIVRPEDGSDPMTYVVPKGRYVVVNEGDYIRAGEPIMDGPSNPHDILRVLGVKALARYIVDEIQEVYRLQGVKIDDKHIEVIASQMLKKVEVTNAGDSSYVTGDSVTRAELNEVNERLIAAGEKPVEAAPLLLGITKASLTTESFISAASFQETTKVLTQAALEGKSDALRGLKENVIMGRLIPAGSGIPRYRNYEAVMAEDEVTSAASLSF; encoded by the coding sequence ATGAAAGACTTGTTGAACTTTTTTGATAAACCAAAAGATCCTATCAGTGTAGAAGCTGTTTCGATCAGAATGGCCTCTCCAGATACAATCAGAGAATGGTCGTTCGGTGAAGTTAAGAAGCCTGAGACAATTAACTACAGAACGTTCAAGCCGGAAAGAGATGGTCTTTTCTGCGCAAAAATCTTTGGACCAATCAAAGATTACGAATGTATTTGTGGAAAATACAAAAGAATGAAGCACCGTGGAGTTGTGTGCGAGAAATGTGGTGTTGAAGTAACTCTTTCGAAAGTTAGACGTGAAAGACAAGGTCACATTGAACTTGCTGCTCCTGTTGCACACATTTGGTTCTTAAGATCACTTCCATCAAGATTGGGAGCTCTTCTAGACCTAACTCTTAAGGAACTTGAAAGAGTTCTTTATTATGAAGCTTACGTTGTAACTTCATCAGCAACAAACAATGTTGATGGTGGATTAGAAGTAGGTCGCGTAATTTCTGAGCAGCAATACGCTGAACTAAAAGAGCAAGGAATCGAATTCGAAGCCGGAATGGGTGGACAAACGATTAAAGAACTTCTTAAAAAACTTGATCTAAACATCGAAAACAAAGAACTTCGTCGTGGTCTTGCAGTAGCTACTACTGAAATGGCACGCGCGAAAGTTATCAAAAGACTTAAGGTTGTTGAATCAATCCTTAAATCTGAAAATAAGCCTGAATGGTTTATGATGGATGTTATTCCTGTTCTTCCACCAGATCTTCGCCCTCTAGTTCCACTAGAAGCAGGAAGATTCGCGACTTCAGATCTTAACGATCTTTACCGCCGTGTAATCAACAGAAATAACCGTCTAAGAAGATTAAAAGAACTAAACGCTCCGGAAATCATCATCAGAAACGAGAAGAGAATGCTTCAAGAAGCAGTCGACGCTCTATTTGATAACGGTCGCCGTGGGAAAGTTTTCACTGGAGCTAACAAGCGTCCACTAAGATCACTTTCAGACATGTTAAAAGGTAAGCAAGGTCGTTTCAGACAGAACTTACTTGGTAAGCGTGTTGACTACTCTGGACGTTCTGTAATCGTTGTAGGTCCTTCTTTAAGACTTCACCAATGTGGTCTTCCAAAGTTAATGGCACTAGAACTTTTCAAACCATTCATTTACAACAAGCTAATTGAAAAAGGTCACTGTACTACTATTAAAGTAGCTAAGAAGATGGTTGACCAGCAAAAGCAAGAAGTTTGGGATATCCTAGAAGAAGCTGTTCAAGAGCATCCGGTTCTACTTAACCGTGCACCTACTCTACACAGACTTGGTATTCAAGCTTTCGAGCCAATCCTTATCGAAGGTAAAGCGATCCAGCTTCACCCGTTAGTATGTACAGCCTTCAACGCTGACTTCGACGGTGACCAGATGGCCGTTCACGTTCCTTTATCGATTGAAGCTCAAATTGAGTGTCGTATTCTTGCAATGTCGACAAACAACATTCTTTCTCCAAAAGATGGAACACCTATTATCGTTCCTTCTCAGGATATCGTTCTTGGTCTTTATTACATGACAAGAATTAGACCTTTCGCTCGTGGATACAACAAAGTATTCGCTTCGAAAGAAGAAGCTCAGTTCGCTTACCATTCAGGTAACCTTCACCTTCAAGCGCCGATTAAAGTTCGTATCGATTCAGTAATGATCGAAACAACTGTAGGTCGTACGTTCGTTTGGGATGCAGTACCTAGATGTCTTAAGTACAACGACATCAACCAAATCCTAGGAAAGAAAGAATTAGGTAAACTAATCGATCTTGCTTACAGAGTTGGAACTGAAAAAGAAACAGTTATGCTAGCTGACGCTATCATGAGACTTGGATACGAGTACGCTACAAAAGCGGGTATCTCGATCAACATTAACGACATGACAATCCCTGTGGAAAAAGCTGGAATTCTAGCTGACGCTCACAAGGAAGTTGCAAAGATCACTGAAGAATATAACGAAGGTTCTATTACTGATGGTGAACGTTACAACAAGATCGTCGACGTTTGGGCACAAACAAATGAGCGCCTAACTAAAGTAGTTATTGAAAGAATTTCGATCCAGACTTTTACATCGGAAGATGGAAAAGAAACGATGAACGCTCCTTCATTCAACTCTCTTTACATGATGGCAAACTCTGGAGCCAGAGGTTCTACTCAGCAGATCAGACAGCTGGGTGGTATGAGGGGTCTAATGGCGAAGCCGTCTGGAGAGATTATTGAAACTCCGATTACTTCGAACTTCCGTGAAGGTCTTTCTGTACTAGAATATTTCACGTCTACTCACGGTGCTCGTAAAGGTCTTGCCGATACAGCTCTAAAAACTGCGAACTCAGGTTACCTGACTCGTCGTCTAGTTGACGTTGCTCAAGATGGTATTATCAGAAATACAGACTGTGGATCTACAGATGGAATCATTCTTACTTCAAGAATCGAGGCCGGAGAAGTTGTAGAGCACGTTGCTGATAGAGCTATGGGACGTGTAACGACTCAAGCAATTTTAAGTGGTGCTGGAGTAGAAGTATTCCCAAGAAACCACATGTTAATTGAAAAAGATCTTAAAGTTTTAAAAGACCAGGAAGTCGATCAGATTAAAGTAAGATCAGTTCTTACTTGTAAAGAAAGACATGGTTTCTGTGCTCACTGTTTTGGACGTGACCTTGCCCGCGGTAAACTGGTTTCTATCGGTGAAACTGTTGGGGTAATTGCTGCTCAATCAATTGGGGAGCCAGGTACACAGCTTACAATGAGAACTTTCCACGTTGGGGGAACTGCAACTGCAGGAGCTCAAGTTAACAAAACTGAAGTACGTACTGCAGGGGTAATTCACCTTGAGAACGTTCAGTCTGTTATCAACAACGAAGGTGTAACAATCGTTCTTAACAAAAACGGAGAGCTAATTGTAAAAGACGCTCGTGGAGTTGAGAAGGAAAGATACCCAGTTGTTTACGGATCGAAAATTTTCTTTAAACAAGGTCAGGAAGTTTCAGTTGGGGATAGAGTACTTGAATGGGATCCATTCGCTATTCCAGTTCTAACAGAAGTTTCAGGGACAGTTAAATACGAAGATCTAATTGTTGGATCTACGGTTAATGAGCAGGTCGATGCAGTTACAGGTCTATCTCACAGAGTTGTAACAGAATCTAAAAACCCTTCTCTTCAACCACGTATCGTTATCGTTGATGATAACGGAAACCCTCAATTAGTTCCTGGAACAAAAAGATATGCAGCTTACAGACTTCAAGTCGGAGCTAACATCGTTGTTCAAGAAGGTGACAAAATTGATATCGGTTCTCCGGTTTCAAAACTTCAACGTGAAACGACGAAGACTAAGGATATTACCGGAGGTCTTCCACGTGTTGCTGAACTTTTCGAAGCACGTAAGCCACAAAACGCAGCTCAAATTTCTGATATCTCAGGAACGATTGAATTCGGTTCAGAGTTAAGAGGAAATAGAAGAATTATCGTTCGTCCAGAAGACGGATCAGATCCAATGACATACGTAGTACCGAAAGGCCGTTACGTAGTAGTTAACGAAGGTGACTATATCAGAGCTGGAGAGCCAATCATGGATGGACCATCAAATCCACATGACATTCTTCGCGTTCTTGGTGTTAAAGCACTTGCTCGCTACATCGTTGATGAAATCCAAGAAGTTTACAGACTTCAAGGTGTTAAGATCGATGATAAACACATTGAGGTAATCGCTTCTCAAATGTTAAAGAAAGTTGAAGTTACTAATGCTGGTGACTCATCTTACGTAACAGGTGACTCGGTTACTCGTGCTGAGCTTAACGAAGTAAATGAAAGACTTATTGCTGCTGGAGAAAAGCCAGTTGAAGCGGCACCGCTTCTTCTAGGTATCACGAAAGCATCTTTAACTACTGAGTCATTTATCTCAGCAGCTTCTTTCCAGGAAACGACTAAGGTTCTTACTCAAGCAGCGCTTGAAGGAAAATCTGATGCGCTTCGCGGTCTGAAGGAAAACGTTATCATGGGTCGCTTGATTCCAGCAGGATCAGGGATTCCAAGATACAGAAACTACGAAGCAGTTATGGCTGAAGACGAAGTAACGTCTGCAGCATCATTATCATTTTAA
- the rpsL gene encoding 30S ribosomal protein S12 translates to MPTINQLVRKGREDKYTKTKSPALKSCPQRRGVCVRVYTTTPKKPNSAMRKVCRVKLTSGFEVASYIGGEGHNLQEHSIVLIRGGRVKDLPGVRYHTIRGALDATGVDKRRQSRSKYGAKRPKK, encoded by the coding sequence ATGCCTACAATTAATCAGTTAGTTAGAAAAGGTCGCGAAGATAAGTACACGAAAACTAAATCGCCGGCACTAAAATCATGTCCTCAAAGACGTGGAGTTTGCGTTAGAGTTTATACAACGACTCCAAAGAAGCCAAACTCAGCGATGAGAAAGGTATGTAGAGTTAAGCTTACTTCAGGATTTGAAGTAGCGTCATATATCGGTGGAGAAGGTCACAACCTTCAGGAACACAGTATCGTTCTTATCCGTGGTGGAAGAGTAAAAGATCTACCAGGGGTTCGTTACCATACTATCCGTGGAGCTCTAGATGCTACTGGTGTAGATAAGAGACGTCAGTCTCGTTCTAAATACGGTGCTAAGAGACCTAAGAAATAG
- the rpsG gene encoding 30S ribosomal protein S7, giving the protein MSRKRKADVREVLPDPKFQDIVITKFMNTLMIGGKKSIAEKIFYGALDLVQEKTGEEPLKVFKKALSNIKPAVEVKSRRIGGATYQIPVEVRPARRQSLALRWLRDYAVNRSGKTMVQKLADEIIDASQNRGGSVKKREDVYKMAEANKAFAHLKW; this is encoded by the coding sequence ATGAGCAGAAAAAGAAAAGCGGACGTCAGAGAAGTTCTTCCTGATCCAAAGTTCCAAGACATCGTCATCACTAAGTTCATGAACACACTTATGATCGGTGGAAAAAAATCAATCGCAGAAAAAATCTTCTACGGTGCTTTAGACCTAGTTCAAGAAAAAACTGGTGAAGAGCCTCTAAAAGTATTCAAGAAAGCACTATCGAACATTAAACCAGCTGTTGAAGTAAAGTCTCGCCGTATCGGTGGAGCTACTTACCAAATTCCTGTTGAAGTTCGTCCAGCTCGTCGTCAATCACTAGCACTTCGTTGGTTAAGAGACTACGCTGTAAATAGATCTGGAAAAACTATGGTTCAAAAGCTTGCTGATGAAATCATCGATGCTTCTCAAAACCGTGGTGGATCTGTTAAGAAACGTGAAGACGTTTACAAAATGGCTGAAGCTAACAAGGCTTTCGCTCACCTTAAATGGTAA
- the fusA gene encoding elongation factor G: protein MSSNQIDKIRNIGIMAHIDAGKTTTTERILYYTGKSHKIGEVHNGTATMDWMIQEQERGITITSAATTCRWNNQVINIIDTPGHVDFTIEVERSLRVLDGAVGVFDAVSGVEPQSETVWAQADKYKVPRLAFVNKMDRMGADFDNCVNEIREKLDKKAAAIQRPIGSEESFNGIVDLIEMKAIYFPAESLGSKIDIKDIPEDLVDECQMYRDELLDNLSEYDETLTDLILNDEKPTVANIKAALRKAVIKDNFIAVLCGSAFKNKGIQPLLDAVVDYLPSPTDRGELHGHSIKNPENTEVRRPEVDEMFSGIAFKIATDPFVGSVTFVRIYSGKLESGQTVYNPIKKKRERINKIFQMHADKRTELQEAFAGDIVAVAGFKDTTTGETLCTENKPIIYDLMEFPETVISVAIEAKTAADEKKLLTSLEQLKNEDPSFTFKNNQETGQLLILGMGELHLEIIADRLQREFNVGIRVGKPQVSYRESISGSATENNIFHKELAGKVQFGDVTIKVEPADYQAGVQFESSVPTKQLPQNFIDAIKKSVMDTAPGGAMAGYPFLNIKATLVGATFNENESSEVAYAIAASSAFRDACKKAGVRLLEPVMELEVVTPQDYTGDVISDINAKRGKILTMGIKQNKDLISAEVPLAELFGYSTDLRSKSQGRASFTMKFKSYVEMPTELAKSTLEKKGIYI from the coding sequence ATGAGTTCAAATCAAATAGATAAAATTCGCAATATCGGAATCATGGCACACATCGATGCCGGTAAAACTACGACTACAGAAAGAATCCTTTATTACACTGGAAAAAGTCACAAAATCGGTGAAGTTCATAATGGAACTGCAACGATGGACTGGATGATCCAGGAGCAAGAAAGAGGAATCACTATCACTAGTGCCGCGACAACATGTCGTTGGAACAATCAAGTCATCAATATCATCGATACTCCAGGCCACGTAGACTTCACGATTGAGGTTGAAAGATCTCTTCGCGTTCTTGATGGTGCCGTTGGTGTTTTCGATGCTGTATCTGGTGTTGAGCCTCAGTCAGAAACTGTTTGGGCCCAAGCTGATAAATATAAAGTCCCTCGCCTGGCCTTCGTTAATAAGATGGACCGTATGGGTGCTGACTTCGATAACTGTGTTAACGAAATTAGAGAAAAACTAGATAAGAAGGCCGCTGCTATTCAAAGACCAATTGGTTCAGAAGAAAGTTTCAATGGGATCGTTGATCTAATTGAGATGAAAGCGATCTATTTCCCAGCAGAAAGCTTGGGATCAAAAATTGATATCAAAGACATTCCAGAAGATTTGGTTGATGAATGCCAAATGTATAGAGACGAGCTTTTAGATAATCTTTCTGAATATGATGAGACATTAACTGATCTTATTTTGAATGATGAAAAGCCTACAGTCGCTAATATTAAAGCAGCTCTTAGAAAAGCTGTTATCAAAGATAATTTTATCGCTGTCCTATGTGGATCAGCTTTCAAAAATAAAGGTATTCAACCACTCTTAGATGCAGTTGTTGATTATCTTCCATCTCCTACTGATAGAGGGGAGCTTCACGGCCACAGTATTAAGAACCCGGAAAATACCGAAGTTCGTAGACCTGAAGTTGATGAAATGTTTTCTGGTATCGCATTTAAAATTGCAACAGATCCATTCGTCGGTAGTGTAACGTTTGTGAGAATCTATTCAGGGAAACTTGAATCAGGCCAAACTGTTTACAACCCAATTAAAAAGAAACGCGAAAGAATTAATAAGATTTTTCAAATGCATGCCGATAAACGCACGGAGCTTCAAGAGGCTTTCGCTGGAGATATCGTTGCCGTCGCTGGTTTTAAAGACACTACAACTGGGGAAACTCTTTGTACTGAAAACAAGCCAATCATTTATGACTTAATGGAATTCCCAGAAACAGTTATATCTGTAGCGATCGAAGCAAAAACTGCAGCTGATGAAAAGAAATTACTTACGTCTCTTGAGCAGTTAAAAAATGAAGATCCATCTTTCACATTTAAAAACAACCAGGAAACTGGACAGCTTTTAATTCTGGGAATGGGAGAGTTACATCTTGAAATCATCGCTGATAGATTACAGCGTGAATTCAATGTTGGTATTCGCGTAGGTAAACCACAAGTTTCTTATCGTGAAAGTATTTCTGGAAGTGCAACGGAGAATAATATTTTCCATAAAGAGCTTGCAGGAAAAGTTCAATTTGGTGACGTCACTATTAAAGTTGAGCCAGCTGATTATCAGGCCGGTGTCCAATTCGAATCAAGTGTCCCAACTAAACAACTTCCACAGAACTTCATAGATGCTATTAAAAAATCAGTTATGGACACGGCACCTGGTGGTGCAATGGCCGGCTACCCGTTCCTAAACATAAAAGCAACGCTAGTTGGCGCTACCTTTAATGAGAACGAATCTTCTGAAGTTGCTTACGCCATCGCGGCGTCTTCAGCATTCAGAGATGCCTGTAAAAAGGCGGGTGTACGCCTACTTGAACCAGTTATGGAGCTAGAAGTTGTAACTCCTCAAGATTATACCGGAGACGTTATCTCGGATATAAACGCGAAGAGAGGAAAGATTCTGACTATGGGTATTAAACAAAATAAAGATTTAATTTCTGCAGAAGTTCCATTGGCGGAGTTATTCGGTTATAGTACTGATCTTCGCTCAAAATCGCAGGGTCGTGCTAGTTTCACGATGAAGTTTAAAAGCTATGTTGAAATGCCAACAGAGTTAGCGAAATCGACGTTAGAAAAGAAAGGGATATATATTTAA
- the tuf gene encoding elongation factor Tu, whose amino-acid sequence MAKEKFDRSKPHVNIGTIGHVDHGKTTLTAAITMTMAKIHGGAAKSYADIDSAPEEKARGITINTAHVEYETAARHYAHVDCPGHADYVKNMITGAAQMDGGILVCSAADGPMPQTREHILLARQVGVPALVVFLNKVDMVDDPELLELVEMEMRELLSSYNFPGDAIPFIAGSALAAVEGRNPEIGESKIVELMNAVDAYIPTPTRDVDKPFLMPVEDVFSISGRGTVVTGRIERGIIKVNEDIEIVGIRDVQKTTVTGIEMFRKLLDQGQAGDNAGLLLRGTKREDIERGQCLVKPGSVSPHAKFNGEVYILTKEEGGRHTPIFKGYRPQFYFRTTDVTGSIELNPGVEMIMPGDNTSFKVELISKIAMEKSLRFAIREGGRTIGAGTVSEILD is encoded by the coding sequence ATGGCTAAGGAAAAATTCGACCGTTCAAAACCACACGTTAACATCGGAACTATTGGTCACGTAGATCATGGTAAAACGACATTAACAGCTGCTATTACAATGACTATGGCTAAGATCCATGGTGGAGCAGCGAAATCATATGCAGATATCGATTCAGCACCAGAAGAAAAAGCACGTGGTATTACAATCAATACAGCACACGTTGAATATGAAACAGCAGCTCGTCACTACGCTCACGTAGACTGCCCAGGTCACGCTGACTACGTTAAAAACATGATTACTGGTGCCGCTCAAATGGACGGTGGTATTCTTGTATGTTCAGCAGCAGACGGACCTATGCCACAAACTAGAGAGCATATCCTTCTTGCTCGTCAGGTTGGTGTACCAGCTCTAGTTGTTTTCTTAAACAAAGTAGACATGGTAGACGATCCAGAACTTCTAGAGCTTGTTGAAATGGAAATGAGAGAACTTCTTTCATCATACAATTTCCCAGGTGACGCAATTCCTTTCATCGCTGGTTCAGCTCTTGCTGCAGTTGAAGGAAGAAACCCAGAAATTGGGGAATCAAAAATCGTAGAACTAATGAACGCAGTAGATGCTTATATCCCAACTCCAACTCGTGATGTTGATAAGCCTTTCCTTATGCCAGTGGAAGACGTTTTCTCGATCTCAGGTCGTGGAACGGTTGTAACTGGACGTATTGAGCGTGGAATTATTAAAGTTAACGAAGATATCGAAATCGTAGGTATCCGTGACGTACAAAAAACTACAGTAACAGGGATCGAAATGTTCCGTAAGCTTCTAGACCAAGGTCAAGCTGGGGATAACGCTGGTCTTCTACTTCGTGGAACGAAGAGAGAAGATATCGAGCGCGGTCAGTGTCTTGTTAAGCCAGGATCAGTATCTCCACACGCTAAGTTCAATGGTGAAGTATATATCCTTACAAAAGAAGAGGGTGGCCGTCACACTCCGATTTTCAAAGGATACCGTCCACAGTTCTACTTCAGAACTACAGACGTAACTGGATCAATCGAACTTAACCCAGGTGTTGAAATGATCATGCCGGGTGACAACACTTCTTTCAAAGTAGAGCTTATTTCTAAGATCGCTATGGAAAAGTCACTTCGTTTCGCTATCCGTGAAGGTGGACGTACGATCGGTGCTGGTACAGTTTCTGAAATCCTAGATTAA
- the rpsJ gene encoding 30S ribosomal protein S10: MKATRLRIKLRAYDHKLLDTSVNEIVQTAKETGARVAGPIPLPTEINKFTVLRSPHIDKKSREQFEMRTHKRLVDIIEPTQQTIDQLMKLDLSSGVDVEIKY, from the coding sequence ATGAAAGCAACAAGACTAAGAATTAAGTTACGCGCATATGACCATAAGCTTCTAGACACTTCAGTAAATGAAATTGTTCAAACAGCTAAAGAAACTGGCGCAAGAGTAGCGGGACCAATCCCTCTTCCAACTGAAATTAACAAGTTTACAGTTCTTCGTTCTCCGCACATCGATAAAAAATCGCGTGAGCAGTTCGAAATGAGAACTCATAAACGTCTAGTTGATATCATCGAACCAACTCAGCAAACAATCGACCAACTAATGAAGTTGGACTTGTCTTCTGGGGTTGACGTAGAGATCAAGTACTAG
- the rplC gene encoding 50S ribosomal protein L3 — translation MSDAKIALDAVYGVKAGMTRVFDENGNHIPVTVIKIIPNLITQVKTTEKDGYTAYQVGFGEKREALLNKPNKGILAKAGVSQNVTHFAEIKADAVDAANLGKEIDVAIFTPGAYVDVTGESKGKGFAGVMKRYNFRGGPASHGSHFHRRVGSIGNRATPGRVFRGKKMPGHMGVDKKTVQNIVVVEVNQAKGYLLLKGSVPGGKEGFIKITKALKKA, via the coding sequence ATGTCTGACGCGAAAATCGCTTTAGATGCCGTTTACGGCGTTAAAGCAGGAATGACTAGAGTATTTGATGAAAACGGGAATCACATTCCAGTAACTGTAATCAAAATTATCCCTAACCTAATCACACAAGTTAAAACTACAGAAAAAGACGGTTACACGGCTTATCAAGTAGGATTTGGCGAAAAACGTGAAGCCCTTCTAAACAAACCAAATAAAGGAATTCTTGCGAAAGCAGGTGTTTCTCAAAACGTAACTCACTTTGCTGAAATCAAAGCGGACGCAGTTGATGCTGCTAACCTTGGTAAAGAAATTGATGTTGCGATTTTTACTCCTGGTGCTTACGTAGACGTAACAGGTGAATCTAAAGGTAAAGGTTTTGCCGGAGTTATGAAACGTTATAACTTCCGTGGTGGACCGGCATCTCACGGATCTCACTTCCACAGAAGAGTAGGATCAATCGGTAACAGAGCAACTCCAGGACGTGTATTCCGCGGTAAAAAAATGCCAGGACATATGGGTGTTGATAAGAAGACAGTTCAAAACATTGTCGTTGTTGAAGTAAATCAAGCTAAAGGCTACTTACTACTAAAGGGATCAGTTCCAGGTGGTAAAGAAGGATTTATTAAAATAACTAAAGCTCTTAAAAAAGCATAG
- the rplD gene encoding 50S ribosomal protein L4 — protein MTELNVLNSKFESKEKIKVDFDFSPESINVPVVHQVVKATLAGRRQGNAHTKTKAEVSGGGKKPFKQKGTGNARQGSTRSPLMPGGGTVFGPRKRSFEQKVNKKVMLNAIKSVLVDKQLAGKLIIVDSLVSTGKTKDMATLLESKNLMNSLVVTLDSASLVIRAVKNLRTAKGLGVDNLSVYEAVKYENLIIEKLAFEKLTNKLV, from the coding sequence ATGACAGAATTAAATGTATTAAATAGTAAATTTGAAAGCAAAGAAAAAATCAAAGTTGACTTTGATTTTTCTCCAGAATCAATCAATGTTCCTGTTGTTCACCAAGTTGTTAAAGCAACACTTGCTGGAAGAAGACAAGGAAACGCACATACTAAAACTAAAGCAGAAGTAAGCGGTGGTGGTAAAAAACCATTTAAGCAAAAAGGAACTGGTAATGCTCGTCAAGGGTCTACACGTTCTCCTCTAATGCCAGGTGGTGGTACTGTTTTCGGACCAAGAAAAAGATCATTCGAGCAAAAAGTTAACAAAAAAGTTATGCTTAATGCAATTAAGTCTGTTCTTGTTGATAAACAATTGGCCGGTAAGTTAATTATCGTTGATTCACTTGTTTCAACTGGTAAGACAAAAGATATGGCAACACTTCTTGAGTCAAAAAATCTTATGAACTCTCTTGTTGTAACTTTAGATTCAGCAAGTTTAGTAATCAGAGCTGTAAAGAATTTAAGAACTGCTAAAGGCCTTGGAGTGGATAACCTAAGTGTTTATGAAGCAGTTAAATATGAAAATTTAATTATTGAAAAGTTAGCTTTTGAAAAGCTTACTAACAAGTTGGTGTAA
- the rplW gene encoding 50S ribosomal protein L23, producing MAAINDVIVKPLITEKISADSEAFNRYGFVVSLKANKNQIKNAVEAFYDVKVVKIRTAVIPGKTKRTAKSHKKTSSYKKALVQLAAGQKIEFFKGI from the coding sequence ATGGCTGCTATAAATGACGTAATTGTAAAACCTCTTATCACAGAAAAAATCTCAGCGGACTCTGAAGCGTTCAACCGTTACGGATTTGTTGTAAGTTTAAAAGCAAACAAAAACCAAATTAAAAATGCTGTTGAAGCTTTTTATGATGTAAAAGTTGTTAAAATCAGAACTGCAGTTATTCCAGGTAAAACAAAAAGAACTGCTAAATCTCATAAGAAGACATCTTCTTATAAGAAAGCTCTAGTGCAACTTGCAGCTGGACAGAAGATTGAGTTTTTTAAAGGAATCTAA